From Desulfomonilia bacterium, one genomic window encodes:
- a CDS encoding FkbM family methyltransferase: protein MKVTVSSNAKCGFNRKIEIPLKEANSEFDNLSINSLNVLKIDTEGCEVDILENIKHRLDAIDYILLEYHSEKDRRTIDNILKGFHVVSSKAASCDVGQVKYMNSRLISSLPATGFDPELPQVKIHKSISAHLLSVSKRHSNTLYKLINRILPDDLSC from the coding sequence AATAGGAAGATAGAAATCCCCCTTAAAGAAGCAAATTCTGAATTCGATAATCTTAGCATCAATTCTTTAAATGTTCTTAAGATCGACACAGAGGGATGTGAAGTGGATATCCTGGAAAACATAAAACACCGCCTTGATGCCATTGATTATATCCTTCTTGAATATCACTCCGAAAAAGACCGCCGCACTATTGACAACATACTGAAAGGGTTTCATGTCGTATCTTCAAAAGCTGCATCCTGTGATGTCGGCCAGGTCAAATATATGAACTCACGGTTGATTTCATCATTGCCTGCAACGGGGTTTGACCCGGAATTACCCCAGGTGAAAATACATAAAAGCATATCCGCCCATCTTCTGAGTGTCAGCAAGAGGCACAGCAATACTCTATATAAATTGATCAACCGTATTCTTCCTGATGATTTAAGCTGTTAG